In the Alkalinema sp. FACHB-956 genome, one interval contains:
- a CDS encoding hybrid sensor histidine kinase/response regulator: MATEICRVLLVDDDEDDYIVTRDFLSEAEQVGFKLTWVDNYNAGLAEISQNRHDVYLFDFRLGKENGLELLQAALQMGCQKPIILLTGVGDHDIDQKVMAAGASDYLVKGTTLSATLLERSILHAIERKRSELRQNQLVAELAIANQELKDFAYIVSHDLKAPLRGIASLADWLVRDYGDQLDDEGQEMLQLMRGRVRRMGDLIDGVLQYSRVGRVRDEKTEVDLNQLLAEVIDIIAAPSGIKIVIETELPTVFVERTRIQQVFQNLISNAVKYMGHPEGTIRIGHTQEEDFWQFFVADTGIGIEKRHFDKVFQIFQTLVPRDKSESTGVGLAIVKKIVELYGGHLWLTSQVGQGSTFFFTLPCHLPDSHLAD; this comes from the coding sequence ATGGCTACAGAGATTTGTCGAGTTCTATTAGTCGATGACGATGAAGACGACTACATTGTCACCCGCGACTTTTTGAGTGAGGCGGAGCAGGTTGGGTTTAAACTCACTTGGGTGGATAACTACAACGCTGGGCTGGCAGAAATCAGCCAAAATCGTCATGATGTTTACCTGTTTGATTTTCGCCTAGGAAAAGAAAATGGCCTAGAGCTTTTGCAGGCTGCCTTACAAATGGGGTGTCAAAAGCCAATTATCCTGCTGACGGGGGTTGGGGATCACGATATTGATCAGAAGGTGATGGCTGCGGGAGCCTCGGACTACTTGGTCAAGGGGACAACTTTAAGTGCGACCCTATTGGAACGGTCCATCCTGCATGCGATCGAACGCAAGCGATCGGAACTGCGCCAAAACCAGCTTGTGGCAGAGTTGGCGATCGCCAACCAAGAACTCAAAGATTTTGCCTACATCGTTTCCCACGATCTCAAAGCGCCCCTACGGGGCATTGCCTCCTTGGCGGACTGGCTGGTGAGGGATTACGGCGATCAGCTGGATGATGAGGGCCAAGAAATGCTGCAACTGATGCGAGGTCGGGTGCGGCGCATGGGAGATCTCATTGATGGAGTCTTGCAGTATTCTCGGGTAGGGCGCGTCCGGGATGAAAAGACCGAAGTTGATCTGAACCAACTCCTAGCGGAGGTCATTGACATCATTGCAGCGCCATCAGGGATTAAAATTGTCATTGAGACAGAACTACCAACGGTTTTCGTGGAACGCACCCGGATTCAGCAAGTCTTTCAAAATTTGATTAGCAATGCGGTCAAATACATGGGTCACCCTGAAGGAACCATTCGGATCGGTCACACCCAGGAAGAGGACTTCTGGCAATTTTTTGTGGCAGATACGGGGATTGGCATTGAGAAACGGCATTTTGATAAAGTATTTCAAATTTTCCAAACCCTAGTGCCTCGAGATAAGTCAGAAAGTACAGGGGTCGGCTTAGCCATTGTCAAAAAAATTGTTGAACTCTATGGTGGACACCTCTGGCTCACGTCCCAGGTGGGGCAGGGCAGCACGTTCTTCTTTACGCTTCCCTGCCATCTTCCTGATTCCCATCTTGCCGATTGA
- a CDS encoding response regulator, with product MNSSDPILLVEDDRIDVLNVKRGLREIQAANPLHVVEDGEAALEFLRNPQNPKPALILLDLNMPRMNGLELLQVLKHDPGLQTIPVIILTTSQEDKDRRESFQLNAAGYMVKPLDYEDFVEILQAIYRYWCLSQSPS from the coding sequence ATGAACAGTTCTGACCCCATTTTGCTCGTAGAAGACGATCGTATTGATGTGCTAAATGTCAAACGCGGATTGCGAGAGATTCAGGCCGCCAATCCCTTACATGTCGTCGAAGATGGCGAAGCTGCGTTAGAGTTTCTACGGAACCCCCAGAATCCCAAACCTGCTCTAATTCTATTAGATTTAAATATGCCTCGGATGAATGGGTTAGAGTTACTTCAGGTGCTCAAACACGATCCGGGATTGCAAACCATTCCAGTCATTATTCTCACAACGTCCCAAGAGGACAAGGATCGACGAGAAAGTTTTCAACTGAATGCCGCAGGATACATGGTTAAACCCTTAGATTATGAGGACTTTGTCGAAATTCTTCAGGCCATCTATCGCTATTGGTGCCTGAGCCAATCCCCGAGCTAG